DNA sequence from the Falco biarmicus isolate bFalBia1 chromosome 5, bFalBia1.pri, whole genome shotgun sequence genome:
GGGGGGGTGTGCAAGAGGCTGGGAGACGACACAAGGCAGATAGCCCAAACTAACCAAAAAGATGATCTATGCCATacaacatcatgctcagcattaAGAGCTGAGGAGGGGGTTTAGGAAGGTTAGCCACCATTtgcttgggaactggctggCCATCAATCTACCTGTGCAAGGTGGTGAGTGATTGCCTTTGCACcactcattttgttttctttctctcttcttccactTCTCCTCTAACCAATTTTATCTTGACCCgtgagttttcttgcttttattcttcttttccttttcccctgtcCCACTGGCCAGCagggggaagtgagcaagcacctgtgtggtgcttagctaCCTACCAGGGTTAACACACCACAGTTTAATTATATCCTTCAAATCTTGCCTCttgaaaaggcaaaatgcaAACCTTTGCTGAAAATTCTGCTAAAAAAGGTACACTAAGATGAAGCTGAAGTGCAAGGACTAGACTTCTGGGGAAACACCAAGACTGCTGCAAGTTTTAAGGTTTCAGATAGGGATGTTGGATAGGAGACTAGTCATGGacaatttctctcttttcttcatattccaagaaattaaaaaataacgTAGAAACGTGAGCCCTTAAAGAGGATCTCATGGCATACTAACTTACATGCCATTACCGCTTTTACTGTAATAAAATCtagacagcaaaagaaaatatatgacAAGATTACAATTTCTAAGCACATACAAGGGCATTAATAGTAAAACTTGGTTCCATGACTCCAAGGAATGTCAAATTCCCCAAAGTGTTGCATTTCACCTGAGGATTTTATATAGCAGCAAAACCTCAATGCATTCTGGAGACACTGTTCATACTTTCACTACTGTCAATAAAACTATTAACAGACAATTACTTGTCCAGCTTGGGTATCTTGCAACATGAATTAACAAAAAAGGACATTCTGGCTCTGAGTATCATTCAAAGCATGACCAAAAAAACACATTCCAAACAGAGCTGCTAAAGAAAtcaaatcttttttcttttatctagctgaatttttttaaaactcacaAGTGATCATTGGAATCAGCTGTCTTCATGCCTAATTACTGATTCAAGTCATCAATAAGAATTTGTatcagaaatgcagaagcacCAACAAAAAGCAGACACTTACAGTCAATATGTTGTCTGGCTGACTGATATCTTCATGCTggtaaaagaataaaacaagtaATTCAGTACTTAAGAACAAAGCTCAGCTCTGGACTTGAAAGCAAGTTTTCTAAGAAAATAGAAATCAAAACAATACTAGCTGCTGGAGaaatttcctcagaaaaaaatttaagccACTAATTTAGGAGTGTATTAAGTGCTTTCTGGTGTGAACTACGGATCCACTCAGCCCATGAGACCCACCATACATACCTAGAGAAGGCAAATTAAGCTGATTAATTTCATGTAATTAAGATAGCTGTAATGACTCCTGAACGACCACAACCTTGTCTCCTACTATGacttttcattaaaagacatttcctttctcttggtTGAATTCCACAGGACAGGAAGGGTGACAGGACCAAGAAGCTGGCTTCATAAAATACTGACCTGTGACCAAAAACGCATCCAGAACTCCCTAGATAAATGTTCCAGGTATCGTGGTTCTGTCATATCGATGGCTGTGATAAAGCGCATGGCCTGAAGACTGCCTGGGGTTAGCGGGGACACAGAGAAACATACTGATACAAGGCACAGGATCAGAATCAGGTCTGCACAAGCACTAAGAACAGTATGATCTTCTCTGTAACAATCCCTGAATGGTAAAGCTTATATTGATTCACAGTATCTTCAATGCTAATATCAGtcataactgtatttttccagaaaCTCCTTTTATGGTTAAAAATGTACAGACTTCGTATTGCTCACAGATACAGCAAGAGGCTGTGGACAGAGAATTCATCTTCACCTTTACTGTTAGGGAGAATTTGAAGCAGGAGTGCTAGAGCTGAAAGATACCAGCTAAGCCAAGTGTCTTACTTGTACCAAGGATACGACGGAAGAcatcttctgaaatttttaCAGGCACTTGGTAGTATTTTGCCATCCTTTTTATGTCCTTCAGCATGTATTCTCCACGCCGTGGCAACATTGCTGGGGGCTTGTTAcctttcaggaaaaatttctgttGAGATTTTTCAACTGCATTATAGTAACACTGATCAGAACAAAATCGGACAAATTAAACCTCATGCATAAAAGTGCCTAAGGAAGAGTATAAGTTCATGTTGGCTAACTGAAACATACACAGCTTTCCCAAAGATAATGCTGGGATTTAaacatggcttttttttggttttgcacagATCAACCCTTTCAGTTAGCAGAATCAGTTTTAAACCAAGGTAAAAGTTTTCTAGCAGGGatttatatgttttatataaatatgtttatatgttttatataaatatatatttatataaaagatTACTTTTAAGGTAAACAACTACTAATGCATGGGTGAACAAGTGTAGAAACTTGTTAATTTCATGATTTGTAAGTTAGAAGTCTCAGTGATGATTTCCTTCTATTAAGGCTACAAGTACTGTTTTAGGGCATGCTTGGATCCTCCACGCATATTACAAACTGCATGTCTTCCACAAATTACTTCTGGCTTGTAGGCAACAGGAAACTTGTAGGAAAAATTCCATATCAAGTTATTATTAACGTATTTCAGAACTGACAAACTTTGGCAGAGACTATGTGTCGCAAACAGCGGCTCGTAGTTGCAACAGTACGAAATCCCTCCTGTCTGATGCCTCAATCCCCGCCGAGCCCCACAGTCCCGTAGTTAAAAGTTATCGCTGCCAAAACTGAGCGTCAGGCTGGCCCGGCGCTCTGCGCTCGGCAGCTTGCCCGCCAGGTCCCACTGGCCCAGAGGGGGCtgcgcgcccccgccccgcctaCCCGTCGCCTGCATTATGCCGCCGAGGAAGGCCGGCCGAAGGCGCAGGTCGATGTTCCAGACGTGCTGGTACCGGCAGAGCACCTGCAAGGAGGCACGGCGGTCAGGACGTCCGTGCAGCCGCCACGCACACCGCGGCGCCAGGCGCTGCAGGTGAACCCTTCCGTTACCGCAGCGGCCGCCCGGACAGCCCGGACAGTCCCGACAGCCGCGGGGGCGCTGCCAG
Encoded proteins:
- the GSTK1 gene encoding glutathione S-transferase kappa 1 yields the protein MARTVVELFYDVVSPYSWLGFEVLCRYQHVWNIDLRLRPAFLGGIMQATGNKPPAMLPRRGEYMLKDIKRMAKYYQVPVKISEDVFRRILGTSSLQAMRFITAIDMTEPRYLEHLSREFWMRFWSQHEDISQPDNILTVARQAGLTSELSQKLLEMISTPAVKNRLKETTEEALKYGAFGMPAVVAHFHGEPHLFFGSDRLELLGSIIGEKWLGPVPSVPSPKM